tttatttatttatcaatgtatttatttttcgtttgcagtttctatttcttttttcttttggcTTCTCTTACGTAGCctatacaaaaaattattttagatttttataagataaaCCCTCTTTCACCGGTGAAAACCGCGTGTTACGCCGAGTAACTGTCCGTGTCGGATCGCGTTGTGCAATTTTCTAATCCTTTTTGCTAAattcacattgttcacagttaTTAACCGTCACCATTTTCAGTATATGAATTTGTTATGATACAGAAAATAAGTATGTTAAATATAAAAGTGGTTAATGCAtgtgaaaagttttaatttcagcaaagattattcatatttctatatattataACGATTTTTGGAGATCATTCCATGTTCAGCGTACactagtgacgtcataatgaaaaatgacgtcattttggtGCCTGTAGAATTTAGCCAGTATCGAACTTAGTAAAATGCACCacatcaaaaaacaaaactaagacgttgaaaatatgataaattttgcGGCCAAATACGGCTAATAACGTCCCTTgttctttattaaatatttgtatttgaaattatatttccTCAAAAGTTCTCGTTTGTCAAGAAAGGATATAAATGcgttaatgaaataatttcattagaaatattttttttggcgtTGAACCCTTGCATAATAAAGACAATTAACTACCTGATTGGGATTGCAGGAACTATAAATCTTACATGCGATGCGTGGCGCCGTACAAAGAGAGTTGTATCCAGAACAAGGAGCGACTCCAGGACATGGGTACCGAGTCACTGTACTCGGTGGTTGACAGAATGGAAACTCTTTACCAGTATGTTTCCTTACTGTGTGAGGATCATTATGAGGGTACGCTATCACGTACATCgtgcatacatgtatagtagagagggtggtggtggtggtgggggggggggttgtcccctctacttttaaatatatcatttaccaatttttatataattgtagAGAAATAACTTTGCAAGCAAATATGGCCGGCAACTTTTTCGGTCAAACCTACTTTTAAACACATATGTAACCTTCTCATCCAGTACATATAATGTAGATCTTAAGATGGATGGTATCTTATAATATATGTGCTTCATGtaggtatatttttttctcacttGTGAACGTCAAGTGTGTTAAATACTCACatctaaataaatcattttcacGTTAGGATTTAATAATCAATATAACCAGCGTAAAAAGGAGTTTTACAAGCCTAAACTGATAatcaaagaaagaaataaaaagaatgaaactgttattaccgtcttccttggaagacggtataaagagttgaaataatttacaatctCCGGATTGTGCacttcctttcctttgtgattggttgaaaatacatgatgtgaaaatttacatttatttcattggttgaaatactgttcggcgcaagggagataattttctgatgatctttttcacgtacgacttaacaaattttgtagatttcaaatcttaaagctgcttggtccgattttatatcaaattttatacacgcttttaaacgatggctatgcttagtatatgtataataagagacattgcagtagttttactcgtcatttatgccaaatttcaatgaagaaaaatacgtacaaaatttgctataataacaaaacaaacgacattaaaaggtaccgcgttatttcgcctcatgttaaatttcacccctgacgacgagacgggtatggttgtattacgactttgacatcgctttaaataaagatcgaaatgatcagacaaattacaaataaacatgtgtacgctttgttcgctaatatttccaaagtctgctttctttacaaccgatgcatagcatgcgggttgaataaccccaatcattcgggggacgaaaccaagcggtttccttttctaaacattcccgtgatgcattttggtttgttttttcgtttgcccaaagagaaattatttttatttactttgaatatttctaactttgaaaggagactgattctgctggtgtaaataggagaaagtccataactttctaagataaatgatttgtatggaaaaaattttgatactgtaattacaaaaaaatcggaccaagcagctttaaagtgagaaaacgaaaaagcaatacaaattgctatgaatgaaattcagcctttggttttcaggtccaactagttgaaagtaacaatatctattgaaattatttgtttttcttttagaattgtttattcaaatatttatacaaatgtCAGGTGCCTGTCAGGTGCCTGTGCTTAAATAGATAAATGCAGTGgcataactttgattttataaaaataatacgaGTCTACGACCCTACCTAAGATTTCTTTCACCCTATAGTCGATCTCAACTTACAAGCGCGGGTACGCagttctcaattttagacacgcaggcttaaacgacacatgaaacaaaaatgtttggATAAATCCACTCGTCATGCTATGTAGAggaaggtgacatttatataaaaaagaattaaactgtctttgataactaagtgctgtttagggtttgttctaaagacggtaagcttttttaaaaaagctgaaCTTGTTGTTTTTGACAACGATTATGTACTATGATTTTAGATATCATCCAATATGGCGCCGGCTGTTTTGATACGTCGTTAACAAGCACGGGCTTGTTTTCTTGTGAATCAGATAGGCACCCAATAAAAGACTACGCTCCAGATCAGATAAGGTgtatgtaagtacatgtagatgtttttatacaaaattgtattgTTTCAGAAAAGTTCTTCTGCGGTTTAAAAATTGCAACAAATACTATAACAACTTAATATCTCAGTAACTAGTTCTGTAGTTTTCGATATTAGTTtggaaaattttgtttgattattACGTTTATTTACGtggaatatttattttaaaaaccccccaaaaaaccaaGAGTTCCAAATAACAATTATAAACAGAGAATGATGGTTTCTTGGAAAGCAATAAATTATAccctattacatgtaaatgtaaatttacatatcctGTTCAATTGTTTATTTATCTGGATTGATCACAACATGTTTCAGATCTCTACAGAATCAAACGTCATGCATCAGAAATATATTGTCTGGAATGGGAAGTTGTGTAGAAAAGTCAGTAGAGGTAGCTATTGCAATCGCCACGTCGTTCGAAAACTTCCTTCTTGCACTTCACCATAGATTTACCTGTGAAGGATCTTTGCCGGGTAATTCATTGGTCTTTCCCcccaaattattttaaagatattaattaaattctaATTGTTGGTAACGCGCTGTGTGATTGGTATTTTAAGGTGTTATGaaacacctccatattgtgacgtaggTCCTATCGAAACCCAAAATACTCAAGCATAATTTTATaggtttttttcaaaaattgtagaGAGATAactataaatttgtaaattatcGAATCctgctgggtttttttaatgtatattattacCTTCAAGtttccaaaatttttaaaatatatccctTTTCAAATAgtgtttttgataattataaaaaaaggtGAAAGTATcttgattataatgtacttttatccattattaaaatattgatatcaaattcaaatgcattaaattttactttttctgtACGTCCTAATTACTCGTATGTGCTATCAATCTGAATGAAGTTTTTGTGCAAGCTCTTGATCTTTGATTTGAATAACAGGGGCCAAGctcgttttaacattaatttcaatgtcaccataaataaagaaaggggtcgaactccgACCCcgataaaaaactaccagctcgcttcaaaagcctaataaatcaattaattttttaaacactcgcaatatgcatgtatacagCATTATTGCAAAAAGTCGAGAAACAATTGCactaagtttttaaaatattacatcaaacgcacgctacttacatccttaaattccgataaaattcctcAAATACTCTCTatactgaacttttattctacagCCACCGTAACTTCTGACCTGACCGGCCATTGTGATAGCTAATGTTAAACTCAATTTCTTTGGTTAATATTCCTGATGGTCCAATCAGAATCGGTCTTTCTCGAAGACGTCAAAATGGCTGGCCCTGTCAGAAGTCAATGTGGTTGCAGAATAAAAGTCCAGTATggagagtatttaaggaattttatcggagtTTTTGTATGCAAGTAGCGTGCGTttgatgtaatattttaaaagattagtgccattgtttctcgacttgttgcagtAATGCTGCAATGTCAATGacataggcaaaatcccatcgtgagccctggaccggtaaatgtccgagtaaaaataaactggcgactttgagagaataatgacgtatatctcgctattttaagacccatcaacttgaaatttgGCATGAGagtatctcagacattacttctctgaaaaatacatgcatattgcgagtgtttgaaaaattaattgatttattaggcttttgaagcgagctggaagttttttatctgggtcggagttcgacccctttctttatttatggtcacattgaaattaatattaaaacgggcttggtcccTTTTGGATGTAGCATTTATAAACACTGAACAAATAATTAAGTGATAACTTTTTAATTGCTTAGTTAAACTGTCTACAAGAGCTCCATCAACGACAAGTACTACAATTACTACAACAGGACGCCCGATTCCGGATGACGTCGGGTCTTCCATAACTTCGTCATTCTTCTCTCAGTCGCCGACACCTGCGTCACAGAATGACGTCAGCAAGTCAACACATGTTCGATGTGGATACTGGATGCCAGTGCTGGTTCTCTTACTGACGTTTTATATGTAATGGATAAATAACGAGATGgtgttgaatagtttagagaaaacattccctccgagggccgaaggcccgaggaggggatgttttctctaaactattcaacactatcgagttatttatcttacttaaaaaaattcccCCATTTGAGCCTCTAAGAAGCATTGACCCATTCATATATCCAACTGTGATGTCATACAAAAGTATAATTCCAGCAATACCATACACAATAGCCTAACCAAACACACCTTTTTAATCATGGACAAGTGAACAGGTGTGCATGTTATAGAAAATCATACCGTTGTACTGAGCAGACATGGATTTAGAAGATGAATTTTTAACGCAAAGTACACACTTGTACAATGTTTATAGAGATCCACAGTTATTGGAAAGACATGGATACCGTTTgaatgaatgatattttaaacttgcaaGGAGAAAGGAAAAATCAGAACTTTGACGTCAATTAACAGGCGatgatttatctaaaaaattgaTAGGAGTCTTGTGAAGTCATAGTGCGACAATATTTCCTATATTGTTAAACTAATTAGAAGGAGTGATATACATTGTAGTTCAAGGTTCAAAGAGGAAGTCTAAAAAGTTTATGAAAGTGATTTATATGTGATCCCGaatctatcaaaattaagaaaaggagATATTTCTGCAAAAAAATTATTCGTGGCTGATCGGATATACATTTATGGATGACAAAATTCTGTTTTATAAATTTGGATTTATGTTGGAAATACAcgtttcaacattttttcagttttctttgtttaatgcccagttggatatttgaatatccaactgattgacggttggatattaaaaatatccaactCCTATCAGTTGGATATTCATATATCCAACACCTGCTGGttgaatagtgaaaataaacgtTGACTAAATACAATGGGTGACGTCATAGAAGTTTTTTAAttgaggatttaaaaaaaacactttgaaAGTATAACACTCATTTGGCGTGTAAAATGTTGCATTTGCTGTTCTAATTTTGATATAAGCATTAAAAACGTGATTAAAACTGTTATTCgtagtttaaaacataataataatataaatttcatttttatgatttcattaatattcgttgCATGTTAATTTTCGTGGATTCTGTTGTTGGGTCGATCCACGAAAttgaattttcattgaaaatcatttatttattcaaattttggaTTGATAGTATCACGGACcacaaattatacatgtacctatccTTGACACTGCATGTGGTTCTCACTTATGCACAACAGTAGATGtccataaatattattaaaactaCAGTGCAATCACAAATTCGTAAAATAAATTATGGTGGAATCTTGTGAACTATGTTCAAGACGTCTGATTCATATTCAGAGAGATGTTATCCATGTAATCTAATGATagcattttataataataattggAGGAAAGGAATgcaatcttttttattttatcatctaCAACTCGCTGCGTGGaataatgtacatgttaatatatatatatatatatatatattatatatatatatatatatatatatatatatatatatatatatatatatatatatatatatatatatatatatatatatatatatatatatatatatatatatatatatatatatatatatatatatatatatatatatatatatttatatatatatatatatatatataaatatatatatatatatatatatatatatatatatatatatatatatatatatatatatatatataggtaaatCCTTAATAGGTAAATCCTTAATAGGTAAattcatttaagttttctatatatatatatatatatatatatatatatatatatatatatatatatatatatatatatatatatatatatatatatatatatatatatatatatatatatcacagtACACATAAAGAAAACACCTTTACGTTATCACGTGCTATACAAAACAGGCAAAACCTTACTggcttaatttgtattttgcgTGCCACACTTATCATATATATGTTTTGTAAATGTGTGCAATGCTGATGTGCTTATTAAATGATTCGacgttgaaataaaatataaatgaatgttatattatttcattttgttgacGATATCTGCTGAGAGTCAAAAGAGTATAACTCTAGAGAACGTCAATTGATATATATTACTTCAGAAATACTATATGATCATTAATGTATTATCGATCTGTGATTTTGTAAAAAgacatatcatataatacagatggtctttaaaatttgcatacaAATCGATATATCCTTATCGTGATAGCACCAATGTATAAATAGATTATTTATTCTGTAGATTCTTTGAATGCCATACGTCTTAGTCAAAAACGAAAGTAAAGGGGGATTTCCATACTGCttaaatatgattattttattccAACCAATGAGTTGCACTATATTTAAACTTCCTTACAAACATATAGGCCAAGGCTGTTAgctgaaaatgtaaacaaaccgaAATTATGCGTTGATATGTACGATGTCTCTCCGTTGCAATTCCTACTTACAAAATGGGAGTAAACTGAAGACAGTGCTTATAATTTCGTTGCTATTGAATTTGATATTACTGGGTGTTTGTTTGGGTTTGAGGCTATGGTGGAGAAACAACCACGACACATCGGTAAATGACAGCGCTCTTCATGGTGAGCGGTGTTATTCGTTCGGCTCAGAGGTCAATTTGTCCAAGGACAGTGTCTGTGTGTCGTGTGATCACCTTGGAGACGACGTCAGGGTCGAGGACACGTTGTATGACGTCATTGTATCATCAAAGTGTGGGAACAGGTTGTGTTGTTATAGAGACAGAGACATCTGGAGTTTGATACATACGGTATGGCGCGCAATATTACTTGGATGTTAGACaatttttatatgcaatttatgatgatatatttttgctCATAAAGACAATcgtcaacttttttttatctttggaTCTTAATGCACGTCAAAACGAAAGTTATTTATCATATTATGATgcaaaaattattacattgaCGTGCGTTCTTAACATTATCCAGATATGAATAGATAACAATTTTCCATATAATCGATTATCATGCGATATATGTCAACATACACATTGAGTTGAATCTTGATAAGttgaatattttgtcatgaattataatgattatattaatcatattaaaTAACTCATTTGTTGCCGATATTGAACATTCTATGATCTTTTGTGAACCATTTTTAGCGTGTCTTAAAGTAACTAGTAAGTTACTTGCTGACATGATTTTTtagcatgttgacataattttgGCACATATTTCTTACGCATGTAGGGAGCAGAATTATACCATCATGATGCACGATTTCAGTATATATAATATCTAAGCgttcaagatacatgtatattattttgatatcattaCAGGTTTTAGAAATCCCAGATCAGCGATCAACGGAAGGTATGTCTTAACCTCCTCTTTCTATCTTTGCATATGATTTGTTGTTAtgtgttttatgtaattttgtttagttCATAAGACTCGTTGGAATACGATACATAAAGTATTGCTAAGAAAGCCATTGTAACAGTCTGTCATTTCTTGCAGGTGGAGACCTGGCGTGGTGGTATAATCGCCCGGATGCAGCGCACCTGTTTTTGGACCACTCACTCTCCCCTCCCCAATGGTCTCCTAACAATGTCCCCGGTGTCTCCTTCACCAACCTCCCCTTCAACAATAACCGTATATCGATCCAGAGGGAGGGGCTCTATTTCGTGTACGCCGTGTTCTCTCTAGATTTTTCTAACTTCGGTCCCGGTATCCCCCAGGTTTATCATAACATCACAAGTCAGCATCCGTTGCTAACGCGAACGGGACCGGAACTTCACTTCATGAACAAATATGGCGGGTTTACAAAGTCTGGGCAAAATTACCATAGCAGCTTTTTAAGTGGGATTCTTCATTTGAGGCGAGGGGTCGAAATCGCAACACAGATTTCTTTACACTCAATAAtagatataacaaaatattcaaactattttggtgttttcaaattaaataagtaaaaacgagttttaaaaaaaccccaccatgGTCATCATTCTATTGTCATagataatttgaaattatttcttctttttttaggGAGTGGGGTTGGGGGGAGAGGGGGTGGGGAGAGAGTGATGTGGTCGTAATGTATTTGACATTGTTAATGTTAACGCATTAAAGTTGTAATAAAGCTAGTAGTaaattgttttacaaatttCTGTACATAACAAAGTGTGGAGTATTCATTATCTAGAAGTGTTTTATAGAAtggaataataaaaaataaaatatttatcgaACCCCAAATTTGTGTATTCATTTCATGATATCGAACTGTTGATTAATACTACCATGCCCAAGAGAGGGATGGCGTACGTCAAATAGACttgtttttgaataataaattagatgaacatacatgttcatgtaagcCCTTCTATGAATTGAAGACGAAGAATgccttttaattaaaaatgcatgGTGCTTTGCGCTAGTTTAGTGGGTACGTTCAAGTAAGAAAAAGGGTactaaaataagattttaacacaacaaagaaacaaataaaatctcTCACTTCCCATCAAGACAGCAAATGTTTCAAGTTTAAGACACAATAGTTTAACAATTTACGAGACAAGGTTCTTAGACTATAAACCGAATATAGACATTCATGCATTGAGttagaaattatatttttgagattttcattgaaataaaacctaCTTGACACCTACATGTTAAAACATGATTATATGAACTGTAAaacggtaatttttttttaattaaattctttCCAAAGACTAAGatacatcaattttaaattgtcgattaaattgtatttcatatttataagaTGACATGTGAATTGAGAACATTTTACGACAATTCTAATTATATTCAAAGCAGACGTCAATTGGCCTCTTGTACCCCTACATGTATGAACAAGGCAAACCTGAGGTTGACGATCAATTCTAGATGTAAATGTGctattgaatattttgaagaCGACCTGTTTAAATGTGTTTATGTGCTAATCAAGGGGAGAGAGTCGAGAAGGCGACCCCCGCCTCTTCCCAACCATTAGAAATCACTTATCTTGAAAAGGTTTTGGATCCGCGCCTgtgtttgtttgggtttttcttttttggtttAAATAGCGAGCACTTTATGCTCGACTATCTTGACCTCGTTGGAATAGTAGGTGTTTCAAAGAACTAATCTGTATCGTGTCCTGTTTGGAGTTTCTTAGTAATCTTAAATTCAGTTAAGAATATAATAATCGTTCTGGTTGATTTCATTGTACTAGCTGAGATTTCCGAGAACAAAACTGAAATGAAATGATTACTCGATAGGCCTACTGAACCGACTAATCGAGAGTTCAAGTTGATAAAATCCCGAATTcgtcataatatttaaagttagaAACAGGAAGGGATTATCATGAACTAGGTCTTTAAACGTGAATAGCCCAGAAATACTTCAGAGTTATCATTGGAAATTTTCTTGGgttattacataaaaaaaaatatatagatactaaCAGCAAAATTAGTTCCAACTTTGATGTCGGTCGTACACAGTAATTTTGTTTTAGTTTCAGACACTATTAGAGTGCCTAGCGTAAGACATTGAGTAAACTGAACTTATCAAACAAGGAATAAATACTATGCTGAATCTAGGTTCTGAATCTAGTGATGTATACGATAGATTCTTACCACAGCCCGCAACAACCCCGCATGGAGATTTACATGCAACTCAAATCAGAGAATCGCCACGGACTGAGAACAATGGAAGGCACGGAGCAGCATTTACCATCACTCTTTCAGTTTCTCTTGTTCTTAACGTGGTCATGACGTTATTTGTCGTTTTCTACGTCATATTTACGATGAAGCAGGTGGTAAATCATAAGAAAGACAGTGGATTTTCTGTGTCCGAAGAGGGAATGGCTGGAAAGGAGAACTCTGTGAAACAGTTGACTGTTTGTTTACCTTGCCAACATCTCATAGGGCAAACACAGAACTTTGAAGTATGTTGTCAAAATTCCACTGAGTCTGCTGTGCTTCTACTAAAATTGGTAAGCATGTCGTCAATTTGCTATTCCGATGCTAAGAGAGATGTTTCTAtgatttttgaatgaataacTTTAACAGTTTGATTGAATTTGGAgctctttattattatttcagCTCTTAAATGCAAGGGAAAAGAAAAAATCTACATTAGTTTTTGGGCAATATCATATTTCTGCAACACAAGGTAATGACTTAGACTTcatgtttaaattacatgtaattgcaacAATCAACCATTTTACAAAGATACAATATTTCGCTTTCGTGAATTTCATGCATGTAAAACTGAATCATTATGGCATTAAACTGATGACTTCCCACTTTTACATTATGCCTGTAATTAATATTACTCATCTGTACTTTACATCCTGTTTTGAACATTTCAGGTAGAAAACGGGTATCTCTTAAATCTTCCAGTATAAAATCCCCGTCCGATTCTATATTACTTCCATCAACATTAAATAGAATCAGAGTCAACAAAAGCGGGTATTATACAGTATTTGGAAACTTGTGTTTCTCCGAGAAAGACATTACTGGAAAGTCGGAGTCTGTGATCGCGACTTTGGAGCAAGTACACAATGGCTCCAAGAGAACAATTTTCAGCAAGACAGAAGTCGTACATTGGGACCCTAATACTTATGTTAGCATCAGCTTTATGGAGAATATTTGGTTAAACGGAAACACAGAACTATTGTTATTTGTCAATCGTCCAAATGTATTGTATAAATTAAAAGACTGTAATACAATAGGGCTATATAAAACGCattaataaagaattttaaaaggaaTGACTTGTTCagggtttttctttttgtcttaCAACCAGTTGAATGTACATGTTTGTAGCTCTAGGAAAAGAAGAGATATTTTAAGAAAGTGATACTCAAGAAAGCATGCGTAATCATTAAAGCTCGACGCTTTCTTTAATAGGGAAAACGAAAGGTTATTGAGGTGTACAAAAAGCATGtattatgtttaaataaaattacactACTGGGAAATCCAACGCATGAAATGCTTTTGAAACTACTTGAGAACTTAGAAGCCATTGAATACTAAGAGGATTGGCTTTTTAATGAGTTGTAGAGAGAATTAAAAACCAAATGGACATCTGATTTTCGTCTTTCTTCCTAGAAACGATATAGACAATTATTCGAACTGTAACATCATAAGccgattgattttaaaaactacCGAAACCGAAAGTAGCATAGGTCGAATTCCAATTGCGTTGTGTGTAATTGGATGTTCTTACTAAAGCAGACAAAATGGACGGAGGTGAAGAGGAATCGGTAAAATGGTCAGAAAGAGACGTTTTTGTACGGAAAGAAGATGAAAAATCTGGATGTATAGATATACATTCCGCGGAAAAGACTGGCTTTAAACATGGATGTTCAGTGTATCGTAAATCTTTACTATTATTATGTTGGACAATTTCTCTTGTGTTAGTGGTTATATCAGGGATTTTACTCTTATGCATTGTAAAGACTAATCACAGGAACCAATATGAAAAACCAATGCATTCAAAACTTTCGTCAGAACAAAGGGCGGGAGATAACTCTGTGTGTGTTCCATGCCAGGGGAAGGAAATTTTTGGAACTGCAAGCTATTCTTTTCTTTCTAATAAATTGTGCTGTACAAATAGTCAGTCTCTGAATACATTGATGAAACTGGTAagtaaaatgaatgaatgaatgaaaaatgaatgaaattttcaACCAAAGAAATGTAAAATGGGATCTTAAAGTGTTGCGCTTTTCCCTGTATTGAGGAAGATTTTTCTATATGTTCAAAGTAATTTTTACAgcaaatatgataaatataagTTTTAATTATTCCCATTATTCTCTTTCTTAAATTAGAAAGTACATgcaatactagtacatgtagttacCAAATAGTTTACAACTTGGATTGATGATAGATAACTCTAAACATTATAATGTTACTTCATGTACATTTTCATGTAATCTACTAAATTATATAAGGAAAATAGttaaacatgtttttatgagtttttaaggggttttttttttcgataagAAGTATAAACACGCATTCGCAAATATAGCGAAAACTAAATTGTTGCCGCGAAAGCCTTTAGTTGATGAGTTATGATAATTATCAAAGATGTTATTATTAGTATACGGATTGAAATGTGTGTGTTTATAGCTTGTAGGACAATCAAAAGATAAAGGGAGAAAGGAATTGATTAAAGAAAGAACGATTATAAATGGTAAGttatatcattgaaaaaatGAGTCCATTTATAACTTAAAAGCGATCTTGATGCCTGAAAAAATCTTCTTAACATTGATAACTCTAAAActgtcaatttattttgttaatatgtttcaaatattacaaaattgataatgtgaACAGTCTCCTTTAATCCTCCAAGAGAATTTCATAAACTATGTAAAGATTTAGTTAAGTGACCtgttaagattttaaatttcagcTGGTTCACAGATCAACAACTTCACAGTACCTTCATCCGGGCTCTACAGCGTGTATTTTCACTTGATAATCCGGGTTCCTGCGAACTACAACAGCTCCAAATGTTCCGTAAAAATTTCCGTACTGGACAAATCCAGCTCCCGCGTCCTGTCCCAGGGGGTCCTTCTAGAGAAACCTCTGCCGACGGGAGGGTACGAGAGCGTAGTGCTGTTTGAAACTGTGCGGCTGTTGAGAGGAAGTTATGACGTACATATTGACGTTTCTGATGACGAACTTTTATATAGATATCCCGGTAGCACCGGTATCACTGTGTACAAAATCTAATTGAATGTTGTTAATGTATGGGTATT
This is a stretch of genomic DNA from Crassostrea angulata isolate pt1a10 chromosome 4, ASM2561291v2, whole genome shotgun sequence. It encodes these proteins:
- the LOC128181214 gene encoding uncharacterized protein LOC128181214; translation: MSLRCNSYLQNGSKLKTVLIISLLLNLILLGVCLGLRLWWRNNHDTSVNDSALHGERCYSFGSEVNLSKDSVCVSCDHLGDDVRVEDTLYDVIVSSKCGNRLCCYRDRDIWSLIHTVLEIPDQRSTEGGDLAWWYNRPDAAHLFLDHSLSPPQWSPNNVPGVSFTNLPFNNNRISIQREGLYFVYAVFSLDFSNFGPGIPQVYHNITSQHPLLTRTGPELHFMNKYGGFTKSGQNYHSSFLSGILHLRRGVEIATQISLHSIIDITKYSNYFGVFKLNK
- the LOC128181213 gene encoding uncharacterized protein LOC128181213; translation: MLNLGSESSDVYDRFLPQPATTPHGDLHATQIRESPRTENNGRHGAAFTITLSVSLVLNVVMTLFVVFYVIFTMKQVVNHKKDSGFSVSEEGMAGKENSVKQLTVCLPCQHLIGQTQNFEVCCQNSTESAVLLLKLLLNAREKKKSTLVFGQYHISATQGRKRVSLKSSSIKSPSDSILLPSTLNRIRVNKSGYYTVFGNLCFSEKDITGKSESVIATLEQVHNGSKRTIFSKTEVVHWDPNTYVSISFMENIWLNGNTELLLFVNRPNVLYKLKDCNTIGLYKTH
- the LOC128181215 gene encoding uncharacterized protein LOC128181215, with amino-acid sequence MDGGEEESVKWSERDVFVRKEDEKSGCIDIHSAEKTGFKHGCSVYRKSLLLLCWTISLVLVVISGILLLCIVKTNHRNQYEKPMHSKLSSEQRAGDNSVCVPCQGKEIFGTASYSFLSNKLCCTNSQSLNTLMKLLVGQSKDKGRKELIKERTIINAGSQINNFTVPSSGLYSVYFHLIIRVPANYNSSKCSVKISVLDKSSSRVLSQGVLLEKPLPTGGYESVVLFETVRLLRGSYDVHIDVSDDELLYRYPGSTGITVYKI